Proteins co-encoded in one Dehalogenimonas sp. WBC-2 genomic window:
- the dnaA gene encoding chromosomal replication initiator protein produces the protein MPTEQTKSMTAPVQVWETALGELECSLSRPNFRTWYSRTVGLSYENGCFAIGVPNAFVAEYLENNQRSVIEKTLIKLINCEGITLVFQVVSDGKRTTHHSKNSDASVRAEKGCRFNPRYDFDAFIVGNANRLAHAAALSAAQKPGDGYNPLFIHGSSGLGKTHLLQAIGQTAERAGKKVCYVSGEQFTSEFVAAIREKRADEFRERYRSVDILLIDDIQFIAGKAQTEESFFHTFNELHNSNKQIVLSADSPPKAISQLEDRLRSRFEWGLTTEISPPDEKMRLAILKARAEETGAELAPDVLDYLAAETIRNIRELEGNLNRVMAYSRLLRSSVTPELARKALKNLVDEPTEKTANTPQLLLGTVAECFDMSAEDLLGRCRDKETATARQVAMYVLKSQNMWSLGEIGRLVGDRTAATVSHSCDKIARELEYNPLLKRKLIDIESRLDRK, from the coding sequence TTGCCGACTGAACAAACCAAATCAATGACTGCTCCCGTACAGGTTTGGGAAACAGCACTTGGAGAGTTAGAGTGTTCTCTAAGCCGTCCCAATTTCCGTACCTGGTATTCCCGTACGGTCGGTCTGAGTTATGAGAATGGCTGCTTTGCCATTGGCGTGCCGAACGCTTTTGTGGCTGAATATCTGGAAAATAACCAGCGTTCAGTAATAGAAAAGACCCTCATTAAGCTCATCAATTGTGAGGGCATAACACTGGTTTTTCAAGTGGTTTCGGACGGTAAAAGAACTACACACCACTCCAAGAATAGTGATGCTTCAGTTCGTGCGGAAAAAGGATGCCGTTTCAATCCCCGTTATGATTTTGATGCCTTTATTGTCGGCAACGCCAACCGTTTGGCCCATGCCGCAGCGCTGTCCGCCGCTCAAAAACCTGGAGACGGCTACAATCCGCTATTCATCCATGGTTCAAGCGGCCTGGGGAAAACCCATCTATTGCAGGCTATAGGACAGACAGCGGAGCGCGCCGGCAAGAAGGTGTGTTATGTTTCAGGCGAACAGTTTACCTCAGAGTTTGTCGCCGCAATAAGAGAAAAGCGGGCCGATGAGTTCCGTGAGCGCTACCGAAGTGTAGATATTCTCCTGATTGATGATATCCAATTTATTGCAGGCAAAGCCCAAACCGAGGAGAGCTTTTTCCACACATTCAATGAACTGCACAATTCCAATAAACAGATTGTGTTGTCGGCAGATTCACCACCGAAAGCTATATCCCAGCTTGAAGACCGCTTGCGTTCCCGTTTTGAGTGGGGACTGACCACGGAAATATCACCTCCGGATGAGAAAATGCGTTTAGCTATTCTGAAAGCCCGGGCTGAAGAAACCGGGGCGGAGCTTGCTCCTGATGTTCTGGATTATTTAGCTGCTGAAACTATCCGCAATATCCGGGAACTGGAGGGCAACCTCAATCGGGTGATGGCTTATTCCCGTTTGCTTCGTTCATCTGTGACCCCGGAACTCGCCCGAAAAGCCCTGAAGAATCTGGTGGATGAGCCGACCGAAAAGACGGCCAATACACCGCAACTGTTGCTGGGAACGGTGGCGGAGTGTTTTGATATGAGCGCCGAAGATCTGCTTGGCCGCTGCCGCGATAAAGAAACGGCAACCGCCCGTCAGGTTGCCATGTATGTACTTAAGAGTCAAAACATGTGGTCGCTGGGGGAGATTGGACGACTGGTGGGCGACCGCACCGCGGCCACCGTCAGTCATTCATGTGACAAAATCGCCCGGGAGCTTGAGTATAACCCATTGTTGAAGCGCAAACTCATTGACATTGAAAGCCGTCTTGACCGGAAGTAG